Proteins from a single region of Anastrepha ludens isolate Willacy chromosome 5, idAnaLude1.1, whole genome shotgun sequence:
- the LOC128863082 gene encoding gustatory and pheromone receptor 39a-like isoform X1 → MSTLKIKRLLRFYIRLLSFLGIIPIFYSSKIKKYILRTGWRFYVAHCFWQLVYVFLIGNVVMRREKFVTPKYSYLDRCYWIALVSAAMTAQFLINAWFLHLRHSHYHIISYCVYLSEQFISHGQRNVWIWQLIVLVTNIISACSLSLMSSFKPRLIFQIYYIVSTLLLAFYGCITQAIAALLGDVNSLILIILQHNQRRKRITEIELENFHDCLVAYDGLMLLCSENISTIYGAPFVLIAVISTLDITLSVHLLKTITMKGYVQTIIIAIKFIVFALPSVIMLSMAFVGSDIEKEANRTVKILTKFPRTGNGMDTMVDKFLLKNVRKKPILTAYGFFPLDRSALFKLFTAIIMYIVILVQFKDIEQSLKKTR, encoded by the exons ATGTCGACTTTGAAGATTAAACGCTTGCTTCGCTTCTACATCAGGCTTCTGAGCTTCCTGGGCATAATACCTATATTTTACTCttcgaaaataaagaaatacattttacgAACAGGATGGCGGTTTTATGTAGCACATTGTTTTTGGCAATTAGTGTATGTGTTCTTAATTGGAAATGTAGTGATGCGAAGAGAAAAATTTGTTACACCTAAGTATTCATATCTTGACCGCTGTTACTGGATCGCACTTGTCTCGGCTGCGATGACAGCGCAATTTCTAATAAATGCTTGGTTTTTACATCTGCGCCATTCACATTACCACATTATTTCATATTGTGTGTATTTATCGGAGCAATTCATTTCCCATGGCCAACGAAACGTctggatttggcagctaataGTCCTAGTGACAAATATTATCAGTGCGTGCTCCCTTTCTCTTATGAGTTCCTTTAAACCTCGGTTAATATTTCAAATCTACTACATTGTTTCGACGCTGTTACTAGCTTTTTATGGTTGCATCACTCAAGCGATAGCCGCACTTTTAGGTGACGTTAATAGTTTGATATTAATAATCCTACAACATAATCAACGGCGTAAACGAATTACTGAAATTGAGCTGGAAAACTTCCACGATTGTCTGGTGGCCTACGATGGACTTATGTTACTTTGCAGCGAGAACATAAGTACAATTTATGGTGCCCCTTTTGTACTCATAGCAGTTATTTCCACACTTGATATAACATTAAGTGTGCATCTATTGAAAACCATCACGATGAAAGGATATGTGCAAACAATTATAATCGCAATTAAGTTTATAGTTTTTGCATTACCATCTGTAATAATGCTGAGCATGGCGTTCGTGGGCAGTGACATAGAAAAGGAG gctAACAGGACGGTCAAAATTCTGACGAAATTTCCACGCACCGGCAATGGAATGGATACAATG gtGGATAAATTTCTGCTGAAAAATGTACGTAAGAAGCCTATTCTGACAGCGTATGGATTTTTTCCTCTGGACCGCAGCGCTTTATTCAAG CTTTTCACAGCTATTATTATGTACATTGTGATTTTAGTACAATTTAAAGACATCGAACAATCGTTAAAAAAGACCAGATGA